A stretch of the Sporichthya brevicatena genome encodes the following:
- the ahcY gene encoding adenosylhomocysteinase, with protein MSTRPVLSADDFKVADLGLAEFGRKEIRLAEHEMPGLMAVRKEFAAAQPLAGARIMGSLHMTIQTAVLIETLVELGADVRWVSCNIFSTQDHAAAAVVVGPEGTVDEPRGVPVFAWKGETLEEYWWCTETALRWPAASGFAGPNMILDDGGDATMLVHKGTEYEKAGAVPSVDSTDNEELKVVLALLQRSLAEDSTRWTTIGREIKGVTEETTTGVHRLYEMFRNGSLLFPAINVNDSVTKSKFDNKYGCRHSVIDGLNRATDVLIGGKVAVVCGYGDVGKGCADALRGQGARVIVTEIDPICALQAAMDGFQVTTLEDVVDIADIFVTTTGNFMIITAEHMAKMKHQAIVSNIGHFDNEIDMAGLARTPGIQKINIKPQVDEWVFPDGHSIIVLAEGRLMNLGCATGHPSFVMSNSFTNQVIAQIELFTKTAEYPLGVYTLPKHLDEKVARLHLDALGVKLTKLTKEQAEYIGVDVEGPYKSDHYRY; from the coding sequence ATGAGCACCCGACCCGTCCTGAGCGCCGACGACTTCAAGGTCGCGGACCTGGGCCTTGCCGAATTCGGCCGCAAGGAGATCCGCCTCGCCGAGCACGAGATGCCCGGTCTGATGGCGGTGCGCAAGGAGTTCGCCGCGGCGCAGCCGCTGGCGGGCGCCCGGATCATGGGCTCGCTGCACATGACCATTCAGACCGCGGTCCTCATCGAGACCCTGGTCGAGCTCGGCGCCGACGTGCGCTGGGTGTCCTGCAACATCTTCTCCACGCAGGACCACGCGGCCGCGGCCGTCGTCGTCGGCCCCGAGGGCACGGTCGACGAGCCGCGCGGCGTCCCGGTGTTCGCCTGGAAGGGCGAGACGCTGGAGGAGTACTGGTGGTGCACCGAGACCGCGCTGCGCTGGCCGGCCGCCTCGGGCTTCGCCGGGCCGAACATGATCCTCGACGACGGTGGCGACGCCACGATGCTCGTCCACAAGGGCACCGAGTACGAGAAGGCCGGCGCCGTGCCGTCGGTCGACTCGACCGACAACGAGGAGCTCAAGGTCGTCCTCGCCCTGCTGCAGCGCTCGCTGGCCGAGGACTCGACCCGCTGGACGACCATCGGCCGTGAGATCAAGGGCGTCACCGAGGAGACCACGACCGGCGTCCACCGCCTGTACGAGATGTTCCGGAACGGCTCCCTGCTGTTCCCGGCGATCAACGTCAACGACTCGGTCACCAAGAGCAAGTTCGACAACAAGTACGGCTGCCGCCACTCGGTCATCGACGGTCTGAACCGCGCGACCGACGTCCTCATCGGTGGCAAGGTCGCAGTCGTCTGCGGCTACGGCGACGTCGGTAAGGGTTGCGCGGACGCGCTGCGCGGCCAGGGCGCCCGCGTCATCGTCACCGAGATCGACCCGATCTGCGCGCTGCAGGCGGCGATGGACGGCTTCCAGGTCACCACGCTCGAGGACGTCGTCGACATCGCCGACATCTTCGTCACGACCACCGGCAACTTCATGATCATCACCGCCGAGCACATGGCGAAGATGAAGCACCAGGCGATCGTGTCCAACATCGGTCACTTCGACAACGAGATCGACATGGCCGGCCTCGCGCGGACCCCGGGCATCCAGAAGATCAACATCAAGCCCCAGGTCGACGAGTGGGTCTTCCCCGACGGGCACTCGATCATCGTGCTCGCCGAGGGTCGCCTGATGAACCTCGGCTGTGCCACCGGCCACCCGAGCTTCGTCATGTCGAACTCGTTCACCAACCAGGTGATCGCCCAGATCGAGCTGTTCACCAAGACCGCCGAGTACCCGCTGGGTGTCTACACGCTGCCCAAGCACCTCGACGAGAAGGTCGCCCGTCTCCACCTCGACGCCCTCGGCGTCAAGCTCACCAAGCTCACCAAGGAGCAGGCGGAGTACATCGGCGTCGACGTCGAGGGCCCGTACAAGTCGGACCACTACCGCTACTGA
- a CDS encoding DUF58 domain-containing protein: MALTGRAALIAVLATVVAYAAATPVAVLVVDLALLAAIGLDLVLAGRVKDLATTRSGTGTVRLGEPTEVTLTVANRGSRTVRGVLRDAWPPSAGATVTRHQISIPPGEIRRVVTPLHPTRRGDRPADRVTVRSVGPLGLAARQGAHFAPFVVRVLPPFASRCHLPSRLDRLRALDGRTAVMVRGQGTEFDSLREYVVGDDVRSIDWRATARTSDVTVRTWRPERDRQLLLVLDTGRLSAGRVGDAPRLDAAMDAALLLAALASHAGDRIDLFAYDRQVRAGVAGVSGSALLPALVSAMAPVEPALVETDMRGLASEVLRRGGRGSLVVLLTALDPEPVTAGLLPVLPSLTARHRVLLASVADTRIAELAAGRGDVDAVYAAAAAERMRGQRARTAALLGRRGVEVLDAPPEVLPPALADRYLELKAAGKL, from the coding sequence ATGGCGTTGACCGGACGCGCGGCGCTGATCGCGGTCCTCGCAACCGTGGTCGCGTACGCGGCCGCGACACCGGTCGCCGTGCTCGTCGTGGACCTCGCACTGCTGGCGGCGATCGGGCTCGACCTGGTCCTCGCGGGCCGGGTGAAGGACCTCGCGACGACGCGGTCGGGCACCGGCACGGTCCGCCTCGGTGAACCGACCGAGGTGACGCTGACCGTGGCCAACCGCGGCTCGCGGACGGTGCGCGGCGTCCTGCGCGATGCGTGGCCCCCGAGCGCAGGGGCCACGGTGACCCGGCATCAGATCTCAATCCCGCCCGGGGAGATCCGGCGCGTGGTGACGCCCCTGCACCCCACCCGCCGCGGCGACCGTCCCGCCGATCGGGTGACGGTGCGTTCGGTCGGCCCGCTCGGTCTGGCGGCCCGTCAGGGGGCGCACTTCGCGCCGTTCGTCGTCCGCGTCCTGCCGCCGTTCGCCAGCCGTTGCCACCTCCCGTCGCGGCTGGACCGGCTGCGCGCGCTCGACGGCCGGACCGCGGTGATGGTCCGCGGCCAGGGGACCGAGTTCGACTCGCTGCGCGAGTACGTCGTCGGCGACGACGTGCGGTCGATCGACTGGCGCGCGACGGCCCGGACGTCCGACGTCACCGTCCGCACGTGGCGGCCCGAGCGGGACCGGCAGCTGCTGCTCGTCCTCGACACCGGACGGCTGTCGGCCGGTCGCGTCGGCGACGCCCCGCGCCTGGACGCGGCGATGGACGCTGCGCTGCTGCTGGCCGCGCTCGCCTCGCACGCCGGGGACCGCATCGACCTGTTCGCCTACGACCGCCAGGTCCGGGCCGGCGTGGCCGGGGTCAGCGGCTCGGCCCTGCTGCCCGCGCTGGTGTCGGCGATGGCACCGGTGGAGCCCGCTCTGGTCGAGACCGACATGCGCGGCCTCGCCTCGGAGGTGCTGCGCCGGGGTGGCCGCGGGTCCCTCGTCGTCCTCCTCACCGCGCTGGACCCGGAGCCGGTCACCGCCGGGCTGCTGCCCGTCCTGCCGTCGCTGACGGCCCGCCACCGGGTGCTGCTCGCGTCCGTCGCGGACACCCGGATCGCCGAGCTCGCCGCCGGCCGCGGCGACGTCGACGCCGTCTACGCGGCGGCCGCCGCCGAGCGGATGCGCGGCCAGCGGGCCCGGACCGCGGCCCTGCTCGGGCGGCGCGGCGTGGAGGTCCTCGACGCCCCGCCCGAGGTGCTCCCACCCGCCCTCGCGGACCGTTACCTGGAACTCAAGGCGGCCGGAAAGCTCTGA
- a CDS encoding RDD family protein produces MSAWGPGSAPGWGPAPSAPPPGARDVVTGEAVALELRLAKVPSRALALVIDIVLMAIPLFAIGVLAAVAAGNTDEALGAAIVLVSVVGVVIGYPVLFETLSRGRSPGKAVLGLRVVRDDGGPVRFRHALTRALVGVLVDFNPILVGAVGVLVSLGSAKGKRVGDMLAGTVVIRERVPTSTSPPAEMPPHLAQWAASLPVSRLPDPLALEARQVVSRQDELDPEFAVSLSRQLADEVLAALGTTAPGGSDPVSVLSAVLAERRNRELARAGIAPGQMAPGAPAWGPPAWGAQPSWGAQPSWGAQPSWGQPGWGAPQPGWGAPPPATPPATPPAAAPPAVPPSPAPNPPAPNPPPPPAPNPPAPEPPPPPGPFATPG; encoded by the coding sequence ATGAGCGCGTGGGGGCCGGGGTCCGCTCCGGGATGGGGGCCGGCTCCGTCGGCTCCCCCGCCGGGCGCCCGGGACGTCGTCACCGGCGAGGCCGTCGCGCTCGAACTCCGCCTCGCGAAGGTGCCCAGCCGCGCGCTGGCCCTCGTCATCGACATCGTCCTGATGGCGATCCCCCTGTTCGCGATCGGTGTCCTCGCCGCCGTCGCGGCCGGCAACACCGACGAGGCGCTCGGCGCCGCGATCGTCCTGGTCAGCGTCGTCGGCGTCGTGATCGGCTACCCGGTCCTGTTCGAGACGCTCTCGCGCGGCCGCAGCCCCGGCAAGGCCGTGCTCGGCCTGCGCGTGGTGCGGGACGACGGCGGTCCCGTCCGGTTCCGCCACGCCCTGACGCGGGCGCTGGTCGGCGTCCTCGTCGACTTCAACCCGATCCTCGTCGGCGCGGTCGGCGTCCTCGTCTCGCTCGGGTCGGCGAAGGGCAAGCGGGTCGGCGACATGCTCGCCGGGACGGTCGTGATCCGCGAGCGCGTGCCCACCTCGACGTCCCCGCCGGCGGAGATGCCGCCGCACCTGGCGCAGTGGGCCGCCTCGCTGCCGGTGTCGCGGCTGCCGGACCCGCTCGCGCTCGAGGCCCGGCAGGTCGTCAGCCGCCAGGACGAGCTCGACCCCGAGTTCGCGGTGTCCCTGTCCCGGCAGCTCGCCGACGAGGTCCTCGCCGCGCTCGGCACCACCGCACCCGGGGGGTCGGACCCGGTCTCGGTCCTGTCCGCCGTCCTCGCCGAGCGGCGCAACCGCGAGCTCGCCCGCGCCGGCATCGCCCCCGGCCAGATGGCACCGGGAGCGCCCGCGTGGGGCCCGCCCGCCTGGGGCGCCCAACCGTCCTGGGGCGCTCAACCGTCCTGGGGCGCCCAACCGTCCTGGGGCCAGCCGGGTTGGGGTGCCCCGCAGCCGGGCTGGGGAGCGCCGCCGCCCGCAACTCCCCCCGCAACTCCCCCCGCGGCGGCACCGCCGGCCGTCCCGCCGTCCCCGGCACCGAACCCCCCGGCACCGAACCCCCCGCCACCCCCGGCACCGAACCCCCCGGCGCCGGAGCCCCCGCCACCGCCGGGGCCGTTCGCCACCCCCGGCTGA
- the proS gene encoding proline--tRNA ligase, translating to MAKGSAKDERAVTPQSENFSDWYNDVVLRAQLVDRGPAKGTMVIRPYGYRLWELLQSALDGRIKDTGHENAYFPLFIPESYLKREAEHVEGFSPELAVVTHAGGKELEEPLVVRPTSETIIGEMMAKWIASHRDLPLLLNQWANVVRWELRPRMFLRTTEFLWQEGHTAHVDEADAMRETLQMLDVYVEIARDWAAIPVVPGEKTAGERFAGALRTFTIEGMMRDGKALQSGTSHYMGTNFAKAFDIKYADASSGGQQYCHTTSWGMSTRMIGAIIMAHGDDKGLMLPPKLAPHQVVIVPMGKGDAAGPVLEAVDALVAELKALKVRVHVDDRPQVSMGFKFNDHEMRGVPLRIAIGPRDLENGVAEVARRVTGEKESLPLAGLAAAIPGILDEIQAAMLARATEFRDANIHTVDTWDAFLEATNTGWARVLHCGQPACEDDIKAASAAATPRCIPNDGEPEEGTCIRCNAPAAYGTRVLFGRAY from the coding sequence ATGGCCAAGGGATCCGCGAAGGACGAACGGGCGGTCACGCCCCAGAGCGAGAACTTCTCCGACTGGTACAACGACGTCGTGCTGCGGGCGCAGCTCGTCGACCGCGGCCCGGCCAAGGGCACGATGGTGATCCGCCCGTACGGCTACCGGCTCTGGGAGCTGCTGCAGTCGGCGCTCGACGGCCGCATCAAGGACACCGGCCACGAGAACGCGTACTTCCCGCTGTTCATCCCCGAGAGCTACCTCAAGCGCGAGGCCGAGCACGTCGAGGGCTTCTCGCCCGAGCTCGCCGTCGTCACGCACGCCGGTGGCAAGGAGCTCGAAGAGCCGCTGGTCGTCCGTCCGACGTCCGAGACGATCATCGGCGAGATGATGGCGAAGTGGATCGCCTCGCACCGCGATCTGCCGCTGCTGCTCAACCAGTGGGCCAACGTCGTTCGCTGGGAGCTGCGCCCGCGCATGTTCCTGCGGACGACCGAGTTCCTCTGGCAGGAGGGTCACACAGCGCACGTCGACGAGGCCGACGCGATGCGCGAGACGCTGCAGATGCTCGACGTCTACGTCGAGATCGCGCGCGACTGGGCCGCGATCCCGGTCGTCCCGGGGGAGAAGACCGCGGGCGAGCGCTTCGCCGGCGCCCTGCGGACGTTCACCATCGAGGGCATGATGCGCGACGGCAAGGCCCTGCAGTCGGGCACGTCGCACTACATGGGCACGAACTTCGCCAAGGCCTTCGACATCAAATACGCTGACGCATCGTCAGGTGGCCAGCAGTACTGCCACACCACGTCCTGGGGCATGTCGACGCGCATGATCGGCGCGATCATCATGGCCCACGGCGACGACAAGGGCCTGATGCTCCCGCCGAAGCTGGCGCCCCATCAGGTCGTCATCGTGCCGATGGGCAAGGGCGACGCCGCCGGTCCGGTGCTGGAGGCCGTCGACGCCCTCGTCGCCGAGCTCAAGGCGCTGAAGGTCCGCGTCCACGTCGACGACCGGCCGCAGGTCTCCATGGGCTTCAAGTTCAACGACCACGAGATGCGGGGAGTGCCGCTGCGCATCGCGATCGGGCCGCGCGACCTGGAGAACGGCGTCGCCGAGGTCGCTCGTCGTGTCACCGGTGAGAAGGAGTCGCTCCCGCTCGCCGGCCTGGCCGCCGCGATCCCGGGCATCCTCGACGAGATCCAGGCGGCGATGCTCGCCCGCGCGACCGAGTTCCGCGACGCGAACATCCACACCGTCGACACCTGGGACGCCTTCCTGGAGGCCACGAACACCGGCTGGGCCCGCGTCCTGCACTGCGGTCAGCCCGCGTGCGAGGACGACATCAAGGCCGCCAGCGCCGCCGCGACCCCGCGGTGCATCCCGAACGACGGCGAGCCGGAGGAGGGCACCTGCATCCGCTGCAACGCCCCCGCCGCCTACGGCACGCGGGTCCTGTTCGGCCGCGCCTACTGA
- a CDS encoding ABC transporter substrate-binding protein, whose protein sequence is MTVRPATRRATAALFTAAAVLATSACGGSDDDSASPGASASPTVTAVPVSTDGLPPVERGAFPVRIKHTWNQAGTVIETEPKRVVVLGMREQDSMISLGLKPLTLRNYFGAAHPWLNFPWVPESAKQGDYTVLYPPTRDSKTGKLSEVDDGPVLANGFAQASNTPVRKEVFDYERIKSMNPDLIVAMFAGIVLEDYRKLSEIAPTITMVSSDSKDYFSSWQEEVLALGKIVGRPNYAQQQVAKMRQLFVDTENAHPELRDASVAVAAPGPDGQIRIMNPYAPMSRFFTSLGMEFPARIEAATRYTGVSRKMYSIESTVGNLSFLDNVDVLVWIVGHDGGPAMDKIKRTSAYQNMKVVRNKKVLELGPDEAEALYYSSLTSLPWAIDRLVPRIVGILGDKAARDRVAEEQAQRAADAAGDLNINYDPSASPTPEPDPNADPNADPNADPNADPNADPNADPNADPGADPNADPGAAGTEETPAP, encoded by the coding sequence ATGACCGTCCGTCCCGCCACCCGCCGTGCCACCGCGGCGCTGTTCACGGCGGCCGCCGTGCTGGCGACCTCCGCCTGCGGCGGTTCCGACGACGACTCCGCGAGCCCGGGGGCGTCCGCCTCCCCGACGGTGACGGCCGTCCCGGTCTCGACCGACGGCCTGCCGCCGGTCGAGCGCGGTGCGTTCCCGGTCCGGATCAAGCACACCTGGAACCAGGCCGGCACCGTCATCGAGACCGAGCCGAAGCGCGTCGTCGTCCTCGGCATGCGCGAGCAGGACTCGATGATCAGCCTCGGTCTCAAGCCGCTGACGCTGCGGAACTACTTCGGTGCCGCCCACCCGTGGCTGAACTTCCCGTGGGTGCCCGAGAGCGCCAAGCAGGGTGACTACACCGTGCTGTACCCCCCGACGCGGGACTCCAAGACCGGCAAGCTCTCCGAGGTTGACGACGGGCCGGTGCTCGCGAACGGCTTCGCGCAGGCGTCGAACACCCCGGTGCGCAAGGAGGTTTTCGACTACGAGCGCATCAAGTCGATGAACCCCGACCTGATCGTCGCGATGTTCGCCGGCATCGTGCTCGAGGACTACCGCAAGCTCTCCGAGATCGCGCCGACGATCACGATGGTCTCCTCGGACAGCAAGGACTACTTCTCCTCCTGGCAGGAGGAGGTCCTGGCGCTCGGCAAGATCGTCGGGCGCCCGAACTACGCGCAGCAGCAGGTGGCCAAGATGCGCCAGCTGTTCGTCGACACCGAGAACGCCCACCCCGAGCTGCGGGACGCGAGTGTCGCTGTCGCCGCTCCGGGTCCGGACGGGCAGATCCGCATCATGAACCCGTACGCGCCGATGTCCCGGTTCTTCACCTCGCTCGGCATGGAGTTCCCGGCGCGCATCGAGGCCGCGACCCGCTACACCGGCGTCTCGCGGAAGATGTACAGCATCGAGTCCACCGTCGGGAACCTGTCGTTCCTCGACAACGTGGACGTCCTGGTCTGGATCGTCGGCCACGACGGCGGCCCGGCCATGGACAAGATCAAGCGGACCTCGGCCTACCAGAACATGAAGGTCGTCCGGAACAAGAAGGTCCTCGAGCTCGGGCCGGACGAGGCCGAGGCCCTGTACTACAGCAGCCTGACCTCGCTGCCGTGGGCGATCGACCGGCTGGTGCCCCGGATCGTCGGGATCCTCGGGGACAAGGCCGCGCGCGACCGGGTGGCCGAGGAGCAGGCCCAGCGCGCCGCCGACGCCGCGGGCGACCTCAACATCAACTACGACCCGTCCGCGTCGCCCACCCCGGAGCCGGACCCGAACGCTGACCCGAACGCCGACCCGAACGCCGACCCGAACGCCGACCCGAACGCCGACCCGAACGCCGACCCGAACGCCGATCCGGGCGCGGACCCGAACGCCGATCCAGGCGCGGCGGGGACCGAGGAGACGCCGGCGCCGTAG
- a CDS encoding MerR family transcriptional regulator yields the protein MDGLPIAEAAKTTGWSARMLRYVEQLGLVEPDRSPGGHRVYGPEQLQRLRTLRQLLTEHDLDLKDVGLALRLRREPEVRAAVEGWLEEVPTRPEHVPAPDWLRWEQEKHQSLMESR from the coding sequence ATGGACGGGCTGCCGATCGCGGAGGCCGCGAAGACCACGGGGTGGTCGGCGCGGATGCTGCGGTACGTGGAACAGCTGGGCCTGGTCGAGCCCGACCGGAGCCCGGGTGGTCACCGGGTCTACGGTCCCGAGCAGCTGCAACGGCTGCGGACCCTGCGGCAGCTCCTCACCGAGCACGACCTGGACCTGAAGGACGTGGGGCTCGCGCTGCGGCTGCGCCGCGAACCCGAGGTCCGGGCCGCGGTCGAGGGCTGGCTGGAGGAGGTCCCCACCCGTCCCGAGCACGTGCCGGCGCCGGACTGGTTGCGCTGGGAGCAGGAGAAACACCAATCCCTGATGGAGAGCAGATGA
- a CDS encoding adenosylhomocysteinase: MTTRHDVADPELAGSGSERIDWAARAMPVLAQVGERFAATRPLAGLAVAACMHVTAETANLVRVLCAGGASVSLAASNPLSTQDDTAAALVAEGVAVFARRGVDRDGYYAHIAAALDAGSAAGGPHLVLDDGCDLVTTLHTARTDLIPAVRGGTEGTTTGVIRLRQMARDNRLRVPMVAVNDTGTRRMFDNRYGTGQSTLDAIMRVTNLLLAGRTLVVAGFGPCGQGVAERARGMGAHVLVTEIDANAALQATMEGFTVVPMAEAAARGDVFVTATGNRDVLRAEHFAVMRDGVVLANAGHFDVEIDVRALAAGATARRSVREQVEEFTQPDGRRLLLLASGRVVNLAAAEGHPAAVMDMSFAGQALTLAWLADGAGLEPGVHVVPADIDSEVAALKLASLGVRLDEPSPEQVAYRSSWEQGS; the protein is encoded by the coding sequence ATGACGACCCGTCACGACGTTGCGGACCCCGAGCTCGCGGGCTCGGGGTCCGAACGGATCGACTGGGCGGCGCGGGCGATGCCCGTGCTCGCCCAGGTCGGGGAGCGGTTCGCGGCGACGCGACCGCTGGCCGGCCTCGCGGTCGCGGCGTGCATGCACGTGACCGCCGAGACGGCGAACCTCGTGCGGGTGCTGTGCGCCGGGGGAGCGTCGGTCTCGCTCGCGGCGTCGAACCCGCTCTCGACGCAGGACGACACCGCGGCGGCACTCGTCGCCGAGGGGGTCGCGGTCTTCGCGCGCCGCGGCGTCGACCGTGACGGCTACTACGCGCACATCGCGGCGGCGCTCGACGCCGGCTCGGCCGCGGGCGGCCCGCACCTCGTCCTCGACGACGGCTGCGACCTCGTGACGACGCTGCACACCGCGCGCACCGACCTGATCCCCGCCGTGCGCGGCGGGACCGAGGGCACGACGACCGGCGTCATCCGGCTGCGGCAGATGGCCCGCGACAACCGGCTGCGCGTGCCGATGGTGGCCGTCAACGACACCGGCACCCGGCGGATGTTCGACAACCGCTACGGCACCGGGCAGTCGACGCTCGACGCGATCATGCGCGTCACCAATCTGCTGCTCGCCGGGCGGACGCTCGTCGTGGCCGGCTTCGGGCCGTGCGGCCAGGGTGTCGCCGAGCGGGCGCGGGGGATGGGCGCGCACGTGCTCGTCACCGAGATCGACGCCAACGCCGCGCTGCAGGCGACGATGGAGGGCTTCACCGTCGTCCCGATGGCCGAGGCCGCGGCGCGGGGCGACGTCTTCGTCACCGCGACCGGCAACCGGGACGTTCTGCGCGCCGAGCACTTCGCGGTCATGCGCGACGGGGTCGTCCTCGCCAACGCCGGCCACTTCGACGTCGAGATCGACGTCCGCGCCCTCGCGGCCGGTGCGACCGCCCGCCGGTCGGTGCGCGAACAGGTCGAGGAGTTCACCCAGCCCGACGGCCGACGACTGCTGCTGCTCGCCTCCGGCCGGGTCGTGAACCTCGCCGCCGCCGAGGGTCACCCGGCCGCCGTCATGGACATGTCCTTCGCCGGCCAGGCCCTCACGCTCGCCTGGCTCGCCGACGGCGCCGGTCTCGAGCCCGGTGTCCACGTCGTACCCGCCGACATCGACTCCGAGGTCGCCGCGCTCAAGCTCGCCTCGCTCGGCGTGCGGCTCGACGAGCCCTCCCCGGAGCAGGTCGCCTACCGCTCCTCCTGGGAGCAGGGCTCCTGA
- a CDS encoding cupredoxin domain-containing protein: MNFRTQLAAAASVVLLVGLAACGDDDDNETASPTTPDTVNQPVGGSSSGSASDASASPSTDHSDHAMITMTDNKFSPANLTVEPGAVVMVGNAGQATHDLKDEKTKGKEFDSGDLTAGEQGEITAPDKTGEYPYYCTYHFGMTGTLTVK; this comes from the coding sequence ATGAACTTCCGCACCCAGCTCGCCGCCGCCGCTTCGGTGGTGCTGCTCGTCGGGCTCGCCGCCTGTGGGGACGACGACGACAACGAGACCGCGTCACCGACCACCCCCGACACGGTCAACCAGCCGGTCGGCGGCAGCTCGAGCGGCAGTGCGAGCGACGCCTCCGCGTCCCCGAGCACCGACCACTCGGACCACGCGATGATCACGATGACCGACAACAAGTTCTCGCCGGCGAACCTCACCGTCGAGCCGGGCGCCGTGGTCATGGTCGGGAACGCCGGTCAGGCGACCCACGACCTCAAGGACGAGAAGACCAAGGGCAAGGAGTTCGACAGCGGGGACCTCACGGCCGGCGAGCAGGGCGAGATCACCGCTCCCGACAAGACCGGCGAATACCCGTACTACTGCACGTACCACTTCGGCATGACGGGCACGCTCACCGTCAAGTGA
- a CDS encoding stage II sporulation protein M, translating to MDIDAFVAVHSRDWARLESLLTRSSRLTGDEAEEVVALYQRAATHLSILQSAAPDPALVGRLSSLVARARSTVAGASTPARRDVADFVLRGFPAAVYRAAPWWTAVSAAFLVVVGAMAAWVARTPEVQASIGAPDEIATLTRPGGEFESYYSTHAASSFAAQVWTNNAWVAAMSLALGITIVPVLFVLWTNAANVGVALGLMAEAGRLDIFLGLLIPHGLLELTAVFVAAGAGLRVGWTLIDPGPDPRSVALAREGRAAMGIAIGLVVVLLISGILEAFVTPSGLPTWARIGIGVVAEVLFLVYVFVLGGRAARAGHTGDIDPTAAGDLRPVVA from the coding sequence GTGGACATCGATGCGTTCGTCGCCGTGCATTCGCGCGACTGGGCGCGTCTCGAATCCCTGCTCACGCGCTCGTCCCGGTTGACCGGGGACGAGGCCGAGGAGGTCGTCGCGCTGTACCAGCGCGCGGCCACCCACCTGTCGATCCTGCAGTCGGCGGCGCCGGACCCGGCGCTGGTCGGCCGCCTCTCCAGCCTGGTGGCCCGGGCGCGCTCGACGGTCGCGGGCGCGTCGACCCCGGCGCGGCGGGACGTCGCGGACTTCGTCCTCCGGGGCTTCCCGGCCGCGGTCTACCGCGCGGCCCCGTGGTGGACGGCGGTGTCGGCCGCGTTCCTCGTCGTCGTCGGCGCGATGGCGGCCTGGGTCGCCCGCACGCCCGAGGTCCAGGCCTCGATCGGCGCGCCCGACGAGATCGCGACGCTCACCCGTCCGGGCGGTGAGTTCGAGTCGTACTACTCGACCCACGCGGCCAGTTCGTTCGCGGCGCAGGTGTGGACCAACAACGCGTGGGTCGCCGCGATGTCCCTCGCGCTGGGGATCACGATCGTGCCCGTCCTGTTCGTGCTCTGGACGAACGCGGCGAACGTCGGCGTCGCCCTGGGTCTGATGGCCGAGGCCGGGCGGCTGGACATCTTCCTCGGCCTGCTGATCCCGCACGGGCTGCTCGAGCTCACCGCCGTCTTCGTCGCCGCCGGGGCCGGCCTGCGCGTCGGGTGGACCCTGATCGACCCCGGCCCGGACCCCCGCTCCGTCGCCCTCGCCCGCGAGGGCCGCGCCGCGATGGGCATCGCGATCGGGCTCGTCGTGGTCCTGCTGATCTCCGGAATTCTCGAGGCCTTCGTGACCCCGTCCGGGTTGCCGACCTGGGCCCGCATCGGGATCGGCGTCGTCGCCGAGGTGCTGTTCCTCGTCTACGTCTTCGTGCTCGGCGGCCGCGCCGCCCGCGCCGGCCACACCGGCGACATCGACCCCACCGCCGCCGGCGACCTCCGCCCCGTCGTGGCCTGA